The following coding sequences are from one Onychomys torridus chromosome 16, mOncTor1.1, whole genome shotgun sequence window:
- the Ncf4 gene encoding neutrophil cytosol factor 4, translating to MALAQQLRSESDFEQLPDDVAISANIADIEEKRGFTSHFVFVIEVKTKGGSKYLIYRRYRQFYALQSKLEERFGPESKSSPFTCSLPTLPAKVYMGVKQEIAETRIPALNAYMKNLLSLPVCVLMDPDLRIFFYQSAYDAEQVPQALRRLRPRTRKIKGVSPQGTSVDRMEAPRAEALFDFTGNSKLELSFKAGDVIFLLSRINKDWLEGTAQGATGIFPGSFVKILKDFPEEDDTTNWLRCYYYEDTIKTIKDIAVEEDLNSTPLFKDLLALMRREFQREDIALNYQDAEGDLIRLLSDEDVGLMVRQAQGLPSQKRLFTWKLHVTQKDNYSVYNTAP from the exons CGACTTTGAGCAGCTTCCCGATGACGTGGCCATCTCAGCCAACATCGCTGACATCGAGGAGAAGAGAGGCTTCACCAGCCACTTT gTTTTTGTCATTGAGGTGAAGACTAAAGGAGGATCCAAGTACCTCATCTACCGGCGCTACCGGCAGTTCTACGCCCTTCAGAGCAAGCTGGAGGAGCGGTTCGGGCCAGAGAGCAAGAGCAGCCCATTCACCTGCAGCCTGCCCACGTTGCCAG CTAAAGTCTACATGGGTGTGAAGCAGGAGATTGCTGAGACCCGGATCCCCGCCCTCAATGCCTACATGAAG AACCTTCTGAGCCTGCCGGTCTGCGTGCTGATGGACCCCGACCTCAGGATCTTCTTTTACCAGTCTGCTTATGATGCAGAGCAGGTGCCCCAGGCGCTCCGCAGGCTCCGACCACGCACGCGCAAAAT CAAGGGTGTGTCTCCACAAGGCACCAGCGTGGACCGCATGGAAGCTCCAAGAGCAGAG GCCCTGTTTGACTTCACTGGGAACAGCAAACTGGAGCTAAGTTTCAAAGCTGGAGATGTGATCTTCCTTCTCAGTAGGATCAACAAAGACTGGCTGGAG GGCACAGCCCAGGGAGCCACTGGCATCTTCCCAGGCTCCTTCGTGAAGATCCTCAAGGACTTCCCGGAAGAAGATGACACCACCAACTGGCTGCGCTGCTACTACTATGAAGACACAATCAAAACCATCAA GGACATTGCGGTGGAGGAAGACCTCAACAGCACCCCCCTGTTCAAAGACCTGCTAGCGCTCATGAG GCGTGAGTTCCAGAGAGAGGACATCGCTCTCAATTACCAGGATGCTGAGGGGGATCTGATCCGGCTGCTGTCAGACGAAGATGTGGGACTCATGGTGAGGCAGGCCCAAGGCCTCCCCTCCCAGAAGCGCCTCTTCACCTGGAAGCTGCATGTCACCCAGAAGGACAACTACAGTGTCTATAACACGGCGCCCTGA